Part of the Scyliorhinus canicula chromosome 13, sScyCan1.1, whole genome shotgun sequence genome, agtgcatgtgcggactcgcgCAGTCcattcggcgccggctggcgcggcaccaacccctccggcgtccacctagcccctggaagtgtggagaattccggctcATGCCGGTTTTCCTGCCAGTGCGGGGATTTAGTCCCgcgaaaggagaatcctgccctatgtatAAAAGCTTGGCCTGTGTTGGAGCCGGGCAAGGATTTCTGGACTGGAACCTGTGTACAATGTGTAAATAACTTCTTATACAACAAATAAGTGAATTTAAGCATCTCTTGTGGACTCTTCTGTGGAAATACTCTCCCCTTTGGGTCATGGGTGACCAAAAAGGATCAGAGAATAATAAGTCACATGGTAAATATTGCGAAAAATCATCAACCTGCACCTGTATCCCACTGGCATCTTTAAATATTCATAACTCAGCAGCTCAGTCTCAGTTAAACCTCATTTAAAGGTTAACACCTTCTTATCTCTGTGCTCATAAGCCTTCCTGCAATCATCCACAATAAACCTCAGTGAACTCTGAAACAATTAATGTTGAGTAAAATGCCGACATGTCGAATGCTTTAACGAGCCAGTGAACAGACGCAATGGGTTGAAAATTACTGGTCTCtggggtgtcggggtgggggggcttagtgagtgggaagtggggtggagagcCTGTTACCTTCCTGACCCCCTCAAATTAAATCTGGGAATGAAAGGTCTATTGTTGAATTAAtttccaggatgaaggcatcgctggctaggccagcatttattgcccattccgagttgcccttgagaaatggtagacaggctttggggaggcaggagatgagttactcgacACACGATCCCTAACTTTTGGTCTGCTCCTGTATCCAtaaaatttacatttttaaaattatttcttgTGGGATGTGTGCTTCTctgcctaggccagcatttgtttccctccctaattgtccttgagaaggtgctggtgagctgtctccttgaaccgctgcaatccatgtggtgtatgtcCACCCACGTGATATTAGGGAGGGATGTCCATGATTTGGAGCCAACTACAGTGAAGTAACtgcggcgatatgtttccaagtcaagatggtgagtgacttggaggggaacttcctggtggtggtgttcccatgtatctgctgcacttgtccttctagatggtagtagtcatgggtttggaaggtgctgcctaaggagcctaggtgagttcctgcagtgcatcttgtagatggtacaggcagctgctactgtgcatcggtgatggagggagtgaatgtttgtgaaaggggtggcaatcaagtggactgctttgtcctggatggtgtggagtttcttgagtgttgttggagctgcactcatccaggcaagtggacagtactccatcacactcctgacttgtgccttgtggacatgctttgggagtcaggattcctaacctcgctgcaggattcctagcctctgacctgctcttgtaatctCAGAGTTTATATGACTAGTCGAGTTCAACTTCTGGCCAATGATAATTATAGAATAGTTAGAGCATAAAAGGAGACCATTTCGCCCATTTTGTCCATGCCAATAATCAccaggatgttgaaagtgggggattcagtggtgtCAAGGAGGGATTCTCTCCAGTTGAAGATGGCCATTGcttaaatgttatttgccacttgccagcccaagcttgAATGGCTTTCCTATCTCTGACAACTGGCATTGTTACTTGCCTTCATGAATATATTCATTGTTTTTCTTGGGACTAatattctttatgaattctgttaAGGAGAATGGGAAGGTTGAGTAATGATTGATTGGATtggttggtttattgtcacatgtatcgaggtcagacagatcattccgtacatgaaaagaaaatacataatagggcaaatataaaatatacaatgtaaatacatagacacaggcatcgggtgaagcagacaggagtagagttctactcagtagagaagatatgtgatGAGATCATATCAGTCCATAAGTAGCATCAACTCCAGGGATCCTTGGAAATATTAAGTATTGGTTCTATTTATATGATTTTTATGTCATTGTAATAATCACTGATTATTTCAAAAGCACTAAATCagtttttaatatatatttaatcagTCAGATTTTAGTGCTGAGGTAACTTATTTCTTGCATTGTTAATGATTGATTTCTAAATTACTTTTAATGAATTAGCACTGTACTTAATTTCCAAGTGGACAATAAATTTGGAATTGTATTGAATTGAATTAATACGGACAAAAAGATTATGATGTAGAAAGGAGGCTATTTAACCTTAAATACCGAAACCGCTGAAAGGGGTTACCAGCTACTCCCACTTTCAAGCTCTCAGTATGTAGCCTtataggttacagcacttcaaaaGCATATCCAAATTTTAAAATGTGACGCGGGCTTTTGCCTctcccatcctttcaggcagtgagtttcatATCCCCTCAATACCTCAGCTACAAATATTTCTCCTGGGCAACTTAACGGCTGTGTCGCGCCAGGCATAAATCCGAGCAAGCCAGTTATCATAgagtcccgacagtgcagaaggaggccattcggcgcatcgagtctgcaccaacactttgaACTACCACCGAGGCCTAATCCCCTGTCCTATTCTTGCAACCCCatcctaagggtcaatttagcaacaccaatccacccaacctgcccatctttggactgggggaggaaaccggagcactcggaggaaacccactcagacacgggggagaaagtccaaactccactcagacagtttcccaaggtcagaatcgaacccgggtccctggcgttgtgaggcagcagtgctaactactgtgccaccgtgtcgctggAGAGTCTGAAATCGGGAAGCGTTCCAGGCGCCGATTGCTTTCCGATCTAACTGCCCGCTCTCGTTGGCGAGATCCAGGTCCTGCCGTGGCGTGGCAAGAGACCAACAATCATcagttaaggccaatctccatcctaTCAGCAGGAAGGATCCTCTATCTAGGCCTCCCAatgatctaaccatctccccagcgAGTGGTCACACGGGCGccctttagcacacctatttaCAAATACGAAGttagcgcaatggctgctgtgagaatctgtggagatgagtagccatcttgtaAATGGGCAGTCAGCTCGAGGGGCACAggaagtggcggggggggggtcatgcatgggcttggagggtgaGGGGCCCAGTGCCCAAGGGCCTGATATGTCACGCCTCCGGGTGATGTATACCCATACAAGAGGAAGCTTCAGTTTCTTCCTATCTGATTCACCGAACACCCCTAGGACACAGCCCTACCTGTAGGAATATGGTGCAGGTCACTTTAACCCCCACTGACTATGGTGGCCTCTGGCTGcgcagctgaagactattgctaacGGGCAATTACAATGATATTGATGTGAGTACTTCACAGCCGCCAGGCAGATCCCCCTGGGTAGAGGTGCCATGTCGCAGGCGGGTGtagttgcctagcatcccaatcagactttgCGGTCTGGACAatttgcctgaacactggaggctgCACAACTGCAGGGGCAgcggccaacaatcaaacaccataGAGCTGGGGCCGCAGCTCTGGGGAAACCTCCGTGACCAGAGGGTGGTTGTGTGTACCTGGGCCCGGTCCCAGTTCCTCTGCTGGCTCTGGTCTGGGGTCCGGGGTCTGGGGATTGGTGCCCAGGGGCCCCTGCTGTTGCCGGGGGTGCCTGTGCAGGACAGGGTCCCCCAACACAAGCGGGATATTGGGGATGGCACACTGAGAGATGGCAGGGAATGGGGGAACTCGGCAGCTTAGAGGGTAACGGAGTGAAAggcctaactgattgttggtctcacACCtcgccaattccttacagatattacattatAGATGATACATTGTGGACCCTACAGCAGCTGCCCGCGCTGTGGTGCTGGCAGCCCAGGCAGCCCAACATTGGGTAAGAAGGACGGTAGCAATGTTGACAGAGGCTCGGGGTGGCAGCTCATGTGCAGCGACCCGgctgcccaccaggtcagggaggCACCCAAGGGGCAGGCCAGCGATTGTCCAAGATTACAGGGGTTGCTGGTTGTTCAAAGAGATGtgggacagcatgtgctgcaggaggctacgcCTGAACTTGGGGACTTGGCACCATATGGAGGAGAAGGAAACCCGCTCCCGGCAGCTGTTGAGGTCACCACAGCCCCGATCTTTTACGTCTCAGGTTTATTCCAGTGTCGAATGGGGACTTGTGAGGAATAAAACAGCCAACAGGGCACAAGTGTATCCGTAAAGTCACGGATGCCCTCTTTGTCCAGGCAGCTGacgatataaactttgacatggaccaagcccatcaaggtGCCCATTTTCccgtcatcaccaggatgccccaggcccAGGGGATAATTTATCACACTCATGTTGCCTTGCGCACAATGGGCAGTCctggagtgcccttcattaacaggaaggggttccagtcACTGAACATTCAACTTGTATGCGACCATCACCTGAAGATCATGAATATGTGtgtatgcttcccagggagtgtgcacgacagctacatcctaggGCAGTCGGAGATCCCTGGCGTCTTCAAGTGACACCCCAGGATGACTggtgggcacttgagggataagGGATGCCTtcttaggacctggctaatgacactaATGCAAGGGCCAGAGACCAATGTGGGGACCtgatataacaaggcccatgtggtcacccgggctgtcattgagtggtgtatCGGACTGCTTAAAATGTGGCTCCAATTCCTCGATCGCTCTGGTGGTACACTGTTGTACACCACCCAGAGGGTCGCCTGCCTTGTGGTGGTcttctccacaacctggcacagcagtaggGCAAAGTGTTGGAGGTGGAGAAGGAGGGATATGTGGCCTTGTCagaggaggtggatgaggaggaGCCAGACTAGGAGCGGCTGTAGGACCCATGGGatcagccggaggatggaggacaggcggcagcggtGATGATCCGGCGGTGATGGTCCGGCGGTGATGGTCCGGCGGTGATGGTCCGGCGGTGATGGTCCGGCGGTGATGATCCGGCGGTGATGATCCGGCGGTGATGGTCCGGCGGTGATGGTCCGGCGGTGATGGTCCGGCGGTGATGATCCGGCGGTGATGGTCCGGCGGTGATGGTCCGGCGGTGATGGTCCGGCGGTGATGGTCCGGCGGTGATGGTCCGGCGGTGATGGTCCGGCGGTGATGATCCGGCGGTGATGGTCCGGCGGTGATGGTCCGGCGGTGATGGTCCGGCGGTGATGGTCCGGCGGTGATGGTCCGGCGGTGATGGTCTGGCGGTGATGATCCGGCGGGGATGGTCCGGCGGTGATGGTCCGGCGGTGATGGTCCGGCGGTGATGGTCCGGCGGTGATGGTCCGGCGGTGATGGTCCGGCGGTGATGGTCCGGCGGTGATGGTCCGGCGGTGATGGTCCGGCGGTGATGGTCCGGCGATGATGGTCCGGCGGTGATGGTCCGGCGGTGATGGTCCGGCGGTGATGGTCCGGCGGTGATGGTCCGGTGGTGATGGTCCGGCGGTGATGGTCCGGCGATGATGGTCCGGCGGTGATGGTCCGGCGGTGATGGTCCGGCGGTGATGGTCCGGCGGTGATGGTCCGGCGGTGATGGTCCGGCGGTGATGGTCTAGCGGTGATGGTCCGGCGGTGATGGTCTGGCGGTGATGGTCCGGCGGTGATGGTCCGGCGGTGATGGTCCG contains:
- the LOC119975654 gene encoding proline-rich protein HaeIII subfamily 1-like; the encoded protein is MRTVPSTWPDHNRRTITAGPSPPDHHRRIITAGSSPPDHHRRTITAGPSPPDHHRQTITAGPSPLDHHRRTITAGPSPPDHHRRTITAGPSPPDHHRRTITAGPSPPDHHRRTITAGPSPPDHHRRTIIAGPSPPDHHRRTITAGPSPPDHHRRTITAGPSPPDHHRRTITAGPSPPDHHRQTITAGPSPPDHHRRTITAGPSPPDHHRRIITAGPSPPDHHRRTITAGPSPPDHHRRTITAGSSPPDHHRRTITAGPSPPDHHRRIITAGPSPPDHHRRTITAGPSPPDHHRCRLSSILRLIPWVLQPLLVWLLLIHLL